The genomic DNA ATGCTCCGGCAGCAGGAACGCGACGAGCGGAATCACCACGGCGGCCGCGAGCGCGACGACCCACACGACCTGGCGCCAGCCGTAATGCTCGGCGATGGCCGCGAGCAGCGGCAGGAACACCAGCTGACCGGTCGCCGAACTGGCGGTCAGGATGCCCATCACGAGACCGCGGCGCGTCGTGAACCAGCGCGTGACGACGGTCGCCGACAACGACAGCGCCGCGACCCCGGTCGAGCCGCCGACCATCACGCCCCAGATCAGCACCATCTGCCACGGATGCGTCATCAGCGACGACAGCGCGACGCCCGCGGCCATCGTGCCGAGCGCGGTGAGCAGCGTCGGACGTACACCGAAGCGCTGCATCGCGGCAGCCGCGAACGGCCCCATCAACCCGTACAGCGCAATGTTCACGGAGATCGCGAGCGAAATGGTCGCGCGGCTCCAGCCGAATTGGTGCTCGAGCGGCACCATCATCACGCTCGGCGTCGCCCGCGTACCCGCCGCCGCGAGTAGCACCAGGAACACGACGGCAACGGTCAACCAGCCGTAGTGGAAACGTCCGCCTATCAGTCGCGCAGCCCAGTTCATCGGTTCTCCCATCGACGCGGCGAGGGTGGCGGCGTCGTTCGCTTTGTTACGGCTTCGGTAAAGGACTTGTGACTGATCGGTCACAATGGTGTTGCGATCTTAGTTACCGATCGGTAACATGTCAAGGCGTCAATTCCATTCGGGTGACTTTCCATGTCCGGCAGCGAAACTCTCAAGCCCGCTCGTGCCCGGCGCGCGCGCGGCGTGCAAACCGCCGGGCCGCAGGCGCAGCAACATCTACTGCGCGCGGCTAGCGAGCTGTTTTACAGCGAAGGCGTGCGCTGCGTCGGCGTCGACGCGGTGGTCGAGCGCGCGGGCGTGAACAAGATGAGCCTGTACCGGCAGTTTTCGTCGAAGGACGAACTGGTCATGGCGTACCTGGAGCAGAAGGACGAGCAGTTCTTCGGCTACGTCGAGAAGAGTCTCGCGAAGCATCCAGGCGAGCCGGCGAAGCAACTTCAGCAGTATTTCGACGACCTCGCGGTGCGCGCCTCGGTCGACGATTACCGCGGCTGCGCGTTCATGAACGTGTCGGTGGAGTTTTCGGATACCGCGCACCCAGCGCGACAGTTCGTGTTTCGCAACAAGCGGCACCTGATGGCACGCCTGCTCGAACTCACGACAGCGGCCGGCGCCGACGATCCGCAAGCGCTCTCCGACGGGCTCGGTCTGCTCATCGAGGGCGTATATGCGGCGAGCCAGACTTACGGGCCGGGCTGCGGGC from Paraburkholderia sp. HP33-1 includes the following:
- a CDS encoding TetR/AcrR family transcriptional regulator, translating into MSGSETLKPARARRARGVQTAGPQAQQHLLRAASELFYSEGVRCVGVDAVVERAGVNKMSLYRQFSSKDELVMAYLEQKDEQFFGYVEKSLAKHPGEPAKQLQQYFDDLAVRASVDDYRGCAFMNVSVEFSDTAHPARQFVFRNKRHLMARLLELTTAAGADDPQALSDGLGLLIEGVYAASQTYGPGCGPILAAPKVAAQLIAAACGETRAR